One window from the genome of Petrotoga sp. 9PW.55.5.1 encodes:
- a CDS encoding 6-phosphofructokinase: MCLKKNVIYAQSGGVTSVINASAYGLIHTALEDKNIGNVYVGINGITGVLDGKLFDLTKESPERINNLKNTPGSAFGTCRHRLKEGDEQGFKLLFETFEKYGIGYFFYNGGNDSMDTAYKVDNYAKSIGYDLNVIGIPKTIDNDLYGTDHSPGYGSAAKYLAVSMLEASIDTRSMSRDSTKVFIMETMGRHAGWLAAATSLAKLNGDYGPHIILLPERVFEEDNFVQKVENEVKKNGYCTIAVSEGIKYKSGAFVSDMGYTDSFGNRQLGDVGRVVANIVLTRLGLKVHVCIPDYLQRSGGHIVSKTDKEEAIKVGEKAFEYAKNGLSGYMVTINRVSNDPYKVEYGKVPLFEVANNTKYLPEEFIDDEGYNMSNNFIDYAKPLITGESYPEYNNGIPNYVTFPIE; the protein is encoded by the coding sequence GTGTGTCTAAAAAAAAATGTAATATATGCACAATCAGGTGGAGTAACAAGTGTAATAAATGCTTCTGCATATGGACTTATACATACTGCATTAGAAGATAAGAATATTGGAAATGTTTATGTTGGTATAAACGGAATAACTGGTGTTTTGGATGGAAAACTTTTTGATCTTACCAAAGAGTCTCCTGAACGAATTAATAACTTAAAAAATACTCCGGGTAGTGCATTCGGAACATGTAGACACAGATTAAAAGAAGGTGATGAACAAGGATTTAAATTATTGTTTGAAACCTTTGAAAAATATGGAATTGGTTATTTTTTCTATAACGGCGGAAACGATTCTATGGATACTGCTTATAAAGTAGATAACTATGCCAAAAGTATTGGTTACGATTTAAACGTTATAGGAATTCCTAAGACAATCGATAATGATTTATATGGAACCGATCATTCACCGGGTTATGGATCAGCTGCAAAATACTTAGCGGTTTCTATGTTAGAAGCGAGCATCGACACAAGAAGTATGAGCAGAGATTCAACTAAAGTATTCATAATGGAAACAATGGGGAGACATGCTGGTTGGTTGGCAGCAGCAACTTCCTTAGCCAAATTGAATGGTGATTATGGTCCACATATCATACTCCTTCCGGAAAGAGTTTTTGAGGAAGATAATTTTGTTCAGAAGGTGGAAAATGAAGTTAAGAAAAATGGATACTGTACAATCGCCGTTTCTGAAGGCATTAAATATAAAAGCGGGGCTTTTGTTTCAGATATGGGATACACCGATAGTTTTGGAAATAGACAGTTAGGAGATGTTGGTAGAGTTGTTGCAAATATTGTGTTAACTAGACTTGGTTTGAAAGTTCACGTGTGTATTCCAGATTATCTCCAAAGAAGTGGCGGTCATATTGTTAGTAAAACAGATAAAGAAGAAGCTATAAAAGTTGGAGAGAAAGCTTTTGAATATGCAAAAAATGGATTAAGCGGATATATGGTTACAATTAACAGAGTAAGTAATGATCCTTACAAAGTAGAATATGGAAAAGTTCCACTATTTGAAGTAGCTAACAACACAAAATATTTACCTGAAGAATTCATAGATGATGAAGGTTATAATATGAGCAATAATTTTATTGATTACGCAAAACCTTTAATTACAGGAGAAAGTTATCCTGAGTATAATAACGGTATTCCAAATTACGTAACATTTCCTATTGAATAA
- a CDS encoding radical SAM protein, with the protein MNFLVVNPWIYDFAAYDFWLKPLGLLYISEILKHFGHEVTFIDLLNRYDKDLKDFILPKDRKFGTGKFYNEEVEKPDILKNIPRKFKRYGTPPELFEKKLEKIKNKKNIDSIFVGITLTYWYYGGLETVRILRRYFPSTPIILGGIYSTLYEEHAQKTFSNLGVTICPGAGLNPVLKSFNTLGLDTSKLSEFNWFDELELSYDFYESYLSYIVLISSIGCPFHCTYCVTPKMWKFQYRDIDKIINNIENLLIKRPYLKDIVFFDDAFLLRKDISEFLEALSYFRVRYHLPNGIHTRRVNEEVAFLLKKANFKTIKLGYESYDFNVQKETGFKVTNKDLILAVNNLKKVGFNMEDVSAYILTNLPNQKIEDIKQAIDFCYSLGISVNLNEFTPIPGTPDYNKLVNHGYLDLYTDPLLLNNTILPFWSNFGLSNDKLDKLKKYKKLKYSN; encoded by the coding sequence TTGAACTTTTTAGTAGTTAACCCTTGGATATATGATTTTGCAGCTTATGATTTTTGGCTTAAACCTTTAGGATTGTTGTATATTAGTGAGATACTAAAGCATTTTGGACATGAAGTGACATTTATAGATTTATTGAATAGATATGATAAGGATTTAAAGGATTTTATTCTTCCAAAAGATAGAAAATTTGGTACAGGAAAGTTCTACAATGAAGAAGTGGAAAAACCAGATATTTTAAAAAATATACCTAGAAAATTTAAAAGGTACGGTACCCCGCCTGAATTATTTGAAAAAAAATTAGAAAAAATAAAAAATAAAAAAAATATTGATAGTATATTTGTGGGAATTACTCTAACTTATTGGTACTATGGTGGTTTGGAAACGGTTAGGATTCTTCGAAGATACTTCCCTTCAACTCCAATTATATTAGGAGGAATTTATTCTACTTTATATGAAGAACACGCTCAAAAAACCTTTTCAAATCTCGGGGTAACAATTTGCCCTGGTGCTGGTTTAAACCCTGTTTTAAAATCTTTTAATACTTTAGGGTTAGATACAAGTAAATTGAGTGAATTTAATTGGTTTGATGAATTAGAGTTATCATATGATTTTTATGAGTCTTATCTTTCTTATATTGTTTTAATATCTTCCATTGGTTGTCCTTTTCATTGTACTTATTGCGTTACTCCTAAAATGTGGAAATTTCAGTACAGGGATATAGATAAAATAATTAATAATATAGAAAATCTTCTAATAAAAAGACCATATTTAAAAGATATAGTTTTTTTCGATGATGCCTTTCTATTAAGAAAAGACATTTCAGAGTTTTTAGAAGCATTATCCTACTTTCGGGTAAGATATCACCTTCCAAATGGTATACATACAAGAAGAGTAAATGAAGAAGTTGCGTTTCTTTTAAAAAAAGCAAATTTTAAAACCATTAAACTTGGGTATGAAAGCTATGATTTTAACGTTCAAAAAGAAACAGGTTTTAAAGTAACAAATAAAGATCTAATACTTGCTGTTAACAATTTAAAAAAAGTAGGATTCAATATGGAAGATGTATCTGCTTATATATTAACAAACTTGCCAAATCAAAAAATCGAAGATATAAAACAAGCTATTGACTTTTGTTATTCACTTGGTATTAGCGTAAATTTAAACGAATTCACACCAATTCCAGGGACACCAGATTATAATAAATTAGTTAATCATGGATACTTAGATTTATACACCGATCCTCTTTTGCTTAACAATACTATCCTTCCTTTCTGGTCGAATTTTGGTCTTTCTAACGACAAATTAGATAAATTAAAAAAATATAAAAAATTAAAATATTCCAATTAA
- the cas6 gene encoding CRISPR-associated endoribonuclease Cas6 translates to MVIKMVFGSVERERIELPVHYNRPLQGLFYNLMSDTMPSYHDLGTRSEDKRLKLFTFSRIYPYNSFKVENKKMIFKGLFSIYFASPIEELANAVLKAIKDQNTVRIEKNYFTLVKYEVIENEIEEEILVKTLSPITAYSTIILPNGSRYTHYFSPYSTDFKKLIEENLKRKASALNIDTEGKMFHIEPYGVTEKNEKLLFYKDIIIKGWTGYFVLKGEPELIFLALNSGLGAKNAQGFGMVLSVEKNYVIGSKVLQFSEKG, encoded by the coding sequence TTGGTTATTAAGATGGTATTTGGTTCAGTTGAGAGAGAAAGGATTGAACTACCTGTTCATTATAACAGACCTCTTCAAGGACTTTTTTATAATTTAATGTCTGATACAATGCCAAGCTATCATGATTTAGGAACAAGATCCGAAGATAAAAGATTAAAATTGTTTACTTTTTCAAGAATATATCCATATAATTCTTTTAAAGTAGAGAATAAGAAAATGATATTTAAAGGTTTGTTTAGCATTTATTTTGCTTCACCAATTGAAGAGCTTGCTAATGCTGTTCTAAAAGCAATTAAAGATCAAAACACAGTAAGAATAGAAAAAAATTATTTTACTTTAGTGAAGTATGAAGTTATTGAAAATGAAATAGAAGAGGAAATATTAGTTAAAACATTATCTCCTATTACAGCTTATTCAACAATAATATTACCTAATGGAAGCAGATATACTCATTATTTTTCCCCTTATTCTACTGATTTTAAAAAATTGATCGAAGAAAATTTGAAAAGAAAAGCCTCTGCTCTAAATATTGATACTGAAGGTAAAATGTTTCATATAGAACCGTACGGAGTTACTGAGAAAAATGAAAAATTACTTTTTTATAAAGATATTATAATAAAAGGTTGGACTGGATATTTTGTGTTAAAGGGTGAACCTGAATTGATATTTCTAGCTCTTAATTCTGGTTTAGGTGCAAAAAATGCTCAGGGATTTGGAATGGTTTTATCAGTAGAAAAAAATTATGTAATAGGAAGTAAAGTATTACAATTTTCTGAGAAAGGTTAA
- a CDS encoding type II toxin-antitoxin system Phd/YefM family antitoxin — protein MDLKDYSFYSLADAKARFSQVVDEIEEENKNIIITKNGVPKAVMMNYEKFIKLIDFIDEIRDLSLFEIEDVEEYKRIKKFFDYFED, from the coding sequence ATGGATTTGAAGGATTATTCATTTTATAGTTTGGCTGATGCAAAAGCAAGATTTTCTCAAGTTGTTGATGAAATAGAAGAGGAAAATAAAAATATTATTATTACAAAAAATGGAGTCCCTAAAGCTGTAATGATGAACTATGAGAAGTTTATAAAATTGATAGATTTTATAGATGAAATTAGGGATCTTTCACTTTTTGAAATAGAAGATGTTGAGGAGTATAAGCGTATTAAAAAATTTTTTGATTACTTTGAAGATTGA
- a CDS encoding S41 family peptidase — protein sequence MSECFNGYYRYPTVFKDSIAFVAEDDIWIVSTQGGIARRLTTNAGEISDLSFSKDGKWIAFTGRDEGVPDVYLIPSTGGVPKRLTFFGTNSKVLGWKDENIIFSSNYKQPFSRITAIWEVDIKDKRKIKQLDYGISTEIDFGKEKGVVLGRKTSEPARWKNYRGGTAGELLIDKEGNYEFKKLIDIKSNLANPMWIQDRIYFISDHEDVANIYSCTIDGKDLKKHTNHTEFYVRNAKTDGNYISYHAGADIYLLDVSKDETKKIEIQYYSTLPQRNRKFVDAEHYFETFSSNKNGEKLLTTHRGKSFYFENWFGAVKQIGKKHGIRYRLSTYLNIKEEKIVTVSDEENKEHLEIYDLKNNLLSKIDENDLGRVVEIIPSPKEESILLTNQRNELILIDLKNKSKIEIDKNSMGPIIGFSFSPDGNWIAYSKNINKKQTAIFIYDINKDKSQQVTDPILMDINPIFDPNGDYLYFLSYRIFNPVSDNLQFNISFTKGMKPYLITLRKDVFSPFDERFREKGEEEKSDEQSGEHEKEEDLKIEIDFDNISQRIIPFPVSEERYIDIQATKDKVFYTIAPIKGELDDEEDMLSSKPAHYTLKYYDLKDKEEKTFMDGVTDFIITQDTQKIIIRIDEQLRVLSTANPPSEDEKDETKKYSRKSGWIDLSRIKLEVDPLAEWKQMICEAWRLQKFYFWNKEKLKEINWDEILKRYYPLVERIASRNEFSDLIWEMQGELKSSHAYEFGGDYKPKPVYKIGYLGADLIFDEVKNLYKISHIVKGDIWDESNKPPLLEPGANIKEGDYILSINGQSLNEKTPNELLINYYNQNVEIIVTDGDNLEKKKTSIIKTLKDETPVRYREWVETNKKYVHDKTSNKVGYVHIPDMGFEGFAEFHRNFLSEVQHDALIIDVRVNSGGFVSSLILEKLNRKFIGFDFSPYMVEETYQNDSVKGPMVAITNEFAGSDGDIFSHSFKLLKLGKLIGKRTWGGVVGIWPRNPLVDNTITTQPEMAFWFKDVGWNVENYGTDPDIEIDITPKDYKEGKDPQLDKAIEIVLKELEENPPIDPKEIKM from the coding sequence ATGAGTGAATGTTTCAATGGGTATTATCGTTATCCTACAGTTTTTAAAGATAGTATTGCTTTTGTTGCTGAAGATGACATTTGGATAGTTTCAACTCAAGGAGGAATCGCAAGAAGACTAACAACCAACGCCGGAGAAATTTCAGATCTTTCTTTTTCTAAAGACGGGAAGTGGATAGCATTTACAGGGAGAGATGAGGGAGTTCCTGATGTTTATTTAATACCTTCGACTGGAGGTGTTCCAAAGAGATTAACCTTTTTTGGAACTAATAGCAAAGTCTTAGGATGGAAAGATGAGAATATAATTTTTTCCTCAAATTACAAACAACCTTTTTCTAGAATAACTGCAATATGGGAAGTAGATATAAAAGATAAGAGAAAAATTAAGCAACTTGATTATGGAATATCGACAGAGATAGACTTTGGGAAAGAAAAAGGAGTGGTGCTGGGAAGAAAAACTAGCGAACCAGCTCGTTGGAAGAATTACAGAGGTGGAACGGCTGGAGAATTGTTGATTGATAAAGAGGGCAACTATGAATTTAAAAAATTGATTGATATCAAATCAAATTTAGCAAATCCAATGTGGATACAAGACAGAATATACTTTATATCAGACCATGAAGATGTTGCTAATATATATTCTTGTACGATAGATGGGAAAGATCTCAAAAAGCATACTAATCATACAGAATTTTATGTTCGCAACGCTAAAACTGACGGGAATTATATTTCTTATCATGCCGGAGCAGATATTTATTTATTAGATGTATCAAAAGATGAAACAAAAAAAATTGAGATTCAGTATTATAGCACCCTGCCACAAAGAAATAGAAAATTCGTAGATGCTGAACATTATTTTGAAACCTTTTCTTCAAATAAAAACGGTGAAAAGCTTTTAACTACTCACAGAGGAAAAAGTTTTTATTTTGAAAACTGGTTTGGAGCTGTAAAACAAATTGGCAAAAAACACGGTATTAGATACAGACTTTCAACCTATTTGAATATAAAAGAAGAAAAAATCGTAACCGTTAGCGATGAAGAAAACAAAGAACATTTAGAAATCTATGACCTAAAAAATAATCTTCTTTCCAAAATAGATGAAAATGATTTAGGCCGAGTTGTTGAAATAATTCCTTCACCTAAAGAAGAATCCATTTTATTAACCAACCAAAGAAATGAGCTTATATTGATAGATTTAAAAAACAAATCAAAGATAGAAATCGACAAAAATTCTATGGGACCAATAATTGGATTTTCTTTCTCTCCAGATGGTAACTGGATAGCTTATTCAAAAAATATAAATAAAAAACAAACCGCTATTTTTATTTACGATATAAATAAAGATAAAAGTCAACAAGTAACTGATCCAATTCTTATGGATATCAACCCTATTTTTGATCCTAACGGTGATTATCTTTACTTTTTATCTTATAGAATATTCAACCCTGTATCAGATAATCTACAGTTCAATATAAGTTTTACAAAAGGAATGAAACCTTATTTAATAACCTTAAGAAAAGACGTCTTTTCTCCTTTTGATGAACGTTTTAGAGAGAAAGGGGAAGAAGAAAAATCTGATGAACAATCTGGCGAACATGAAAAAGAAGAAGACTTAAAAATAGAAATCGATTTTGATAATATATCTCAAAGAATTATTCCTTTCCCCGTTTCTGAAGAAAGATATATAGACATACAAGCTACAAAAGATAAAGTTTTTTACACGATAGCTCCCATCAAAGGAGAGTTAGACGATGAAGAAGATATGTTATCTTCAAAACCCGCTCATTATACTCTGAAATATTATGATCTAAAAGATAAAGAAGAAAAGACTTTCATGGATGGTGTAACTGACTTTATTATTACCCAAGATACTCAAAAAATTATAATTAGAATTGATGAACAGTTAAGGGTACTATCAACTGCAAATCCTCCATCCGAAGATGAAAAAGACGAAACAAAAAAATATTCCAGAAAATCGGGTTGGATAGATTTAAGTAGAATAAAATTAGAGGTTGATCCTTTAGCTGAATGGAAGCAAATGATATGCGAAGCATGGAGATTACAAAAATTCTATTTTTGGAATAAAGAAAAACTAAAAGAAATTAATTGGGATGAGATCTTAAAAAGATATTACCCATTAGTAGAAAGAATTGCTTCTAGAAATGAGTTTTCAGATCTCATTTGGGAAATGCAGGGAGAATTAAAATCTTCTCATGCATATGAATTTGGCGGAGATTACAAACCTAAACCTGTTTACAAAATTGGTTATTTAGGAGCAGATCTCATATTCGACGAAGTAAAAAATTTATATAAAATATCTCACATAGTTAAGGGAGATATATGGGACGAATCAAATAAACCTCCATTGTTAGAACCTGGTGCAAATATTAAAGAAGGAGATTATATCCTTTCTATAAACGGTCAAAGCCTTAATGAAAAAACACCAAATGAGTTGTTAATTAATTATTATAATCAAAACGTCGAAATTATCGTAACTGATGGAGATAACCTTGAAAAAAAGAAAACATCTATAATCAAAACATTAAAAGATGAAACACCCGTAAGGTACAGAGAATGGGTTGAAACTAATAAAAAATATGTTCATGATAAAACAAGTAACAAGGTTGGTTACGTTCATATTCCAGATATGGGATTTGAAGGATTTGCTGAATTTCATAGGAATTTTCTAAGTGAAGTTCAACATGATGCCTTAATAATTGATGTTAGAGTAAATAGTGGAGGATTTGTCTCATCATTAATTTTAGAAAAATTGAATAGAAAGTTTATAGGATTCGATTTTTCACCATATATGGTCGAAGAAACTTACCAAAATGATTCTGTTAAAGGACCCATGGTAGCTATTACCAATGAATTTGCTGGTTCAGATGGAGATATATTCAGCCACTCTTTTAAATTGCTGAAACTCGGAAAATTAATAGGAAAAAGAACCTGGGGAGGCGTTGTAGGAATATGGCCTAGAAATCCCTTAGTAGACAATACCATCACAACTCAACCAGAGATGGCTTTTTGGTTTAAAGATGTTGGTTGGAATGTTGAAAATTATGGAACGGATCCAGATATTGAAATTGATATAACTCCAAAAGATTACAAAGAAGGGAAAGATCCACAACTAGATAAAGCTATAGAAATTGTTCTAAAGGAATTAGAAGAAAATCCACCAATAGACCCAAAAGAGATAAAAATGTAA
- a CDS encoding L-threonylcarbamoyladenylate synthase, whose amino-acid sequence METIVVEIDPLNIEESKIKEAANAIKEDKTVVFPTETVYGLGANGLSENAVKKIFDAKGRPYDNPLILHVADVRSFLEYTYISYTLLEKVERLLPGPVTFVLKKKEIVPNIVTAGKDTVAVRMPAHPVALKLIKFAGVPIAAPSANISGKPSPTLSEHVLKDMYGKVDYIIIGGLVQFGIESTVIDLTQGKVPIILRPGPIPPEKLKEIFGDIFIPEFAYGRTEADYVKSPGMKYRHYAPNTPLILVEQSHFDLMINKVLEESKNYHNPIILCLKEHANYFKKYGVNFDIIGSEENYYEFAVKLFEMLRKYDEKVDAMIVEGIEDRGIGIAVMNRLRKAACKIL is encoded by the coding sequence ATGGAAACTATTGTTGTTGAAATTGATCCATTGAATATTGAAGAAAGTAAAATTAAAGAGGCAGCCAATGCCATTAAAGAAGATAAAACTGTAGTATTTCCAACAGAAACAGTATATGGTTTAGGGGCAAACGGATTATCTGAAAACGCAGTAAAAAAAATCTTTGATGCAAAAGGTAGACCATATGATAATCCTTTGATATTACATGTAGCTGATGTTAGATCTTTTTTAGAATACACCTATATTTCTTATACTCTTTTAGAAAAAGTAGAAAGATTGTTACCAGGACCCGTTACTTTTGTTTTGAAAAAAAAGGAGATCGTTCCTAATATTGTTACTGCTGGAAAGGATACAGTTGCTGTTAGGATGCCTGCTCATCCAGTTGCCTTAAAATTAATTAAATTTGCCGGTGTTCCAATTGCAGCTCCTAGTGCTAATATCTCTGGTAAACCAAGTCCTACATTGTCAGAACATGTTTTGAAAGATATGTACGGAAAAGTTGATTATATTATCATTGGTGGTTTGGTTCAATTTGGAATAGAATCAACTGTTATTGATTTAACGCAGGGAAAAGTTCCAATAATTTTAAGACCTGGTCCTATACCTCCTGAAAAGTTAAAAGAGATCTTTGGAGATATTTTTATACCTGAATTTGCTTATGGGCGTACTGAAGCGGATTATGTCAAATCGCCTGGAATGAAATATAGACATTACGCTCCAAATACCCCGCTTATATTAGTAGAACAAAGTCACTTTGATTTAATGATTAACAAAGTTTTAGAAGAATCAAAAAATTATCACAATCCCATAATTTTGTGTTTAAAAGAGCATGCTAACTATTTTAAAAAATATGGAGTAAATTTTGATATAATTGGAAGTGAGGAAAATTATTATGAATTTGCTGTTAAACTCTTTGAAATGTTAAGAAAATACGATGAAAAGGTTGATGCTATGATAGTAGAAGGTATAGAGGATCGGGGTATTGGAATAGCTGTGATGAACAGATTAAGAAAAGCTGCTTGTAAGATTTTATAA
- a CDS encoding type III pantothenate kinase, producing MVDIELLFDVGNSNTMIGLYKDGDYITWRLGPSSFETEDSLFVQILTLLNRFNISIEEINSCGVSSVVPNVNFILEQMIKKYFNMKPVFVSTIHKIDNIAYLVDYPKEIGADRLCNVIGSKVEYGDDVISIDFGTAITIDVLENGNFVGGAIVPGFKTAIGALFSKTAQLPKVEFYIPDYHLGKNTIDNIQIGVIKTIFYGIERLVEEIKKERKKDFIIVTTGGDMGFFSKEISLFSNYDPYLTLKGIHYYMKEVNNY from the coding sequence ATGGTAGATATAGAGCTGCTTTTTGATGTTGGAAATTCAAACACCATGATTGGATTATATAAAGATGGTGATTATATAACTTGGAGATTAGGGCCAAGTAGTTTTGAAACTGAAGATTCATTATTTGTACAAATATTAACCTTGTTAAATCGTTTTAATATAAGTATAGAAGAAATTAATTCATGTGGCGTATCATCTGTTGTTCCCAACGTTAATTTTATTTTGGAACAAATGATAAAAAAGTATTTCAATATGAAACCAGTTTTTGTTTCAACAATACATAAAATTGATAACATCGCTTATTTGGTAGATTATCCTAAAGAAATCGGGGCTGATAGGTTATGTAATGTTATAGGAAGTAAAGTTGAGTATGGTGACGACGTTATATCAATTGATTTTGGAACTGCTATAACTATTGATGTTTTAGAAAACGGAAACTTTGTTGGCGGAGCCATAGTTCCAGGTTTTAAAACAGCAATTGGAGCATTATTTTCTAAAACAGCTCAACTACCAAAAGTAGAATTTTATATACCTGATTATCATCTCGGTAAAAATACGATTGATAATATACAGATTGGAGTAATAAAAACGATATTTTACGGTATCGAAAGGTTAGTAGAAGAGATAAAGAAGGAAAGAAAAAAAGATTTTATCATTGTAACGACTGGTGGAGATATGGGGTTCTTTTCAAAAGAAATTTCTTTATTTTCAAACTACGATCCTTATCTTACTCTAAAAGGCATTCATTATTACATGAAAGAGGTAAATAATTACTAA
- a CDS encoding ABC transporter ATP-binding protein, with translation MAQVLLEKVNKVYPNGFHAVKDVEFNIEDKEFLVLLGPSGCGKTTTLRMIAGLEDITEGTIKIDTKVVNDVEPKDRDIAMVFQNYALYPHMTVYDNMAFGLKLRKTPKDEIEKKVRDASKILGIEHLLDRKPKQLSGGQRQRVALGRAIVRDPKVFLFDEPLSNLDAKLRVQMRAELKKLQKRLEATVAYVTHDQVEAMTMADKIVIMNEGYIQQVGGPFEVYNNPANIFVAGFIGTPPMNFLNVKVIRDNGIEDIYDKNLFEDAKETNTLESVVDVVEPLGSETLLHLTVGNQSITAKVSPQTTAEAGKNFKVALDMKMCHAFDKETEKAIF, from the coding sequence ATGGCTCAAGTTTTATTAGAAAAGGTGAATAAGGTTTATCCCAATGGGTTTCATGCGGTAAAAGATGTAGAATTCAACATAGAAGATAAAGAATTCTTAGTTTTATTAGGTCCATCTGGATGTGGAAAGACTACAACCCTGAGGATGATTGCCGGATTAGAAGATATTACGGAAGGTACAATAAAGATTGACACGAAAGTTGTTAATGATGTTGAACCAAAAGACAGAGATATTGCTATGGTTTTTCAGAACTATGCTTTGTATCCTCATATGACAGTTTATGATAATATGGCTTTTGGGTTGAAATTGAGAAAAACTCCAAAAGACGAAATAGAAAAAAAGGTTAGAGATGCATCCAAGATTCTTGGTATAGAACATTTGTTAGACAGGAAACCAAAACAATTATCAGGTGGACAAAGACAGAGAGTTGCATTGGGAAGAGCAATAGTTAGAGATCCAAAAGTCTTCTTGTTTGACGAACCTCTTTCTAACTTAGATGCTAAATTAAGGGTTCAAATGAGGGCTGAGCTTAAAAAGTTGCAAAAAAGATTGGAAGCAACAGTAGCATACGTTACACATGACCAGGTAGAAGCTATGACTATGGCAGATAAGATAGTTATTATGAACGAAGGATATATTCAACAAGTAGGAGGACCTTTTGAAGTTTATAATAATCCTGCTAATATCTTTGTTGCTGGTTTCATTGGAACGCCACCTATGAATTTCTTAAATGTAAAAGTGATACGAGATAATGGTATTGAGGATATTTATGATAAGAATCTTTTTGAAGATGCTAAGGAAACAAATACTCTAGAAAGTGTAGTAGACGTTGTCGAACCATTAGGGAGTGAAACTTTGCTTCATCTTACAGTAGGAAACCAGTCTATCACCGCTAAAGTTAGTCCGCAAACTACCGCAGAAGCCGGTAAAAATTTTAAAGTAGCTTTAGATATGAAAATGTGTCACGCTTTTGATAAGGAAACTGAAAAAGCTATATTTTAG